The following are encoded together in the Dama dama isolate Ldn47 chromosome 29, ASM3311817v1, whole genome shotgun sequence genome:
- the LOC133048616 gene encoding interferon alpha-1 — protein sequence MAPAWSLLLALLLLSCNAICSLGCHLPHTHSLANRRVLTLLRQLRRVSPSSCLQDRNDFAFPQEALGGSQLQRAQAISVLHEVTQHTFQLFSTEGSAAAWDQSLLDKLRTALDQQLTDLQACLRQEQGLQGAPLLKGDSSLALRKYFHRVTLYLQEKGHSPCAWEVVRAEVMRAFSSSTNLQERFRRKD from the coding sequence ATGGCCCCAGCCTGGTCCTTACtcctggccctgctgctgctCAGCTGCAACGCCATCTGCTCTCTGGGCTGCCACCTGCCTCACACCCACAGCCTGGCCAACAGGAGGGTCCTGACGCTCCTGCGACAACTGAGGAGggtctccccttcctcctgcctgcaGGACAGGAATGACTTCGCATTCCCCCAGGAGGCGCTGGGTGGCAGCCAGTTGCAGAGGGCTCAAGCCATCTCTGTGCTCCACGAGGTGACCCAACACACCTTCCAGCTCTTCAGCACCGAGGGCTCGGCCGCTGCGTGGGACCAGAGCCTCCTGGACAAGCTCCGCACTGCACTGGATCAGCAGCTCACTGACCTGCAAGCCTGTctgaggcaggagcaggggcTGCAAGGGGCTCCCCTGCTCAAGGGGGACTCCAGCCTGGCTCTGAGGAAATACTTCCACAGAGTCACTCTCTATCTGCAAGAGAAGGGACACAGCCCTTGTGCCTGGGAGGTTGTCAGAGCAGAAGTCATGAGAGCCTTCTCTTCCTCAACAAACTTGCAGGAGAGATTCCGGAGGAAGGACTGA